In one window of Hymenobacter nivis DNA:
- a CDS encoding zinc-binding dehydrogenase: MAPSSVLDINYLHAPAGDGKLQVPVSATFSLAGVKKAFEQIETKHTTGKVVIVP; encoded by the coding sequence ATGGCACCGTCCAGCGTACTCGATATCAACTACTTGCATGCGCCGGCCGGCGACGGCAAATTGCAAGTGCCCGTATCGGCCACGTTCTCGCTGGCCGGCGTCAAAAAAGCCTTCGAGCAGATTGAAACCAAGCACACCACTGGCAAGGTAGTCATCGTGCCGTAG
- a CDS encoding AAA family ATPase has protein sequence MSDPAPPAPVRVVLLGAESTGKTTLCRALAAAYSTVWVPEYGRQLTEEKMGALTFADHLHIAQQHLQIEDEELAQARRFLFVDTNAITTSLYSYYYYQRCDPALLQLARDCRTRYAHTVVCQPSIPFEADGWRGPEALRNVQQGTTLMQLDLLGIPYTCVDGSVAERVRQVRTLLG, from the coding sequence TTGTCTGATCCTGCGCCGCCTGCCCCGGTGCGCGTGGTGCTGCTGGGGGCCGAAAGCACCGGCAAAACCACCCTGTGCCGGGCCTTGGCCGCGGCCTACAGCACCGTGTGGGTGCCCGAGTACGGTCGCCAGCTTACCGAGGAAAAAATGGGGGCCCTCACCTTCGCTGACCACCTGCACATCGCCCAGCAGCACCTCCAAATCGAAGACGAGGAGTTGGCCCAGGCGCGCCGGTTTTTGTTCGTCGATACCAACGCCATCACTACCTCCCTTTACTCGTACTACTATTACCAGCGCTGCGACCCGGCCCTGCTCCAACTGGCCCGCGACTGCCGCACGCGCTATGCCCACACCGTGGTATGCCAGCCGTCCATCCCGTTCGAGGCCGACGGCTGGCGGGGCCCCGAGGCGCTGCGCAACGTGCAGCAGGGCACCACGCTGATGCAGCTCGATCTGCTCGGCATCCCCTACACCTGCGTCGATGGCTCAGTAGCCGAGCGCGTGCGCCAGGTGCGTACCCTCCTGGGCTAA
- a CDS encoding vWA domain-containing protein, whose amino-acid sequence MATGFRFRDFVPDEQPEKGFESLFKLFMQLVTITSGDVGEALSWLNELDKQYSLTDDGYGMGNFIDDLKKKGYIDEDEQKKGEFHITAKSEQQLRKSALEEIFGKLKKSSTGNHRTPQTGQGDEQSTDLREFRFGDSLEQIQMTESIRNAQLNHGVDNGFMLTEGDLEVRENEHKSQTSTVLMIDISHSMILYGEDRITPAKKVAMALAELVKQKYPKDTLDVIVFGNDAWQIEVKDLPYLQVGPYHTNTVAGLELAMDLLRKRKTPNKQIFMITDGKPTCLKEGNGYYKNSFGLDRKVVNKTLNIAAAARRVKIPITTFMITSDPYLQQFVEEFTEVNQGKAYYSGLKGLGHLVFEDYKKNRRKSL is encoded by the coding sequence ATGGCCACTGGCTTCCGATTCCGCGATTTTGTGCCCGATGAGCAGCCCGAAAAAGGCTTCGAGTCGCTCTTTAAGCTGTTTATGCAGCTGGTTACCATTACCTCTGGCGACGTGGGTGAGGCCCTCTCGTGGCTCAACGAACTCGACAAGCAATACAGCCTCACCGACGACGGCTACGGCATGGGCAACTTCATCGATGACCTGAAGAAAAAGGGCTACATCGACGAAGACGAGCAGAAAAAGGGCGAATTCCACATCACCGCCAAGTCGGAGCAGCAGCTGCGCAAGTCGGCGCTGGAGGAAATCTTCGGCAAGCTCAAAAAGAGCAGCACCGGCAACCACCGCACGCCCCAAACCGGCCAGGGCGACGAGCAGAGTACCGACCTGCGCGAGTTCCGCTTCGGCGACTCGCTGGAGCAGATTCAGATGACCGAATCCATCCGCAACGCCCAGCTCAACCACGGCGTGGACAACGGCTTCATGCTGACCGAGGGCGACCTCGAAGTACGCGAAAATGAGCATAAATCGCAGACCAGCACGGTGCTGATGATTGACATCTCCCACTCAATGATCCTGTATGGCGAAGACCGCATCACGCCCGCCAAAAAGGTAGCCATGGCCTTGGCCGAGCTCGTCAAGCAGAAGTACCCCAAGGATACGCTCGACGTAATTGTGTTCGGCAACGACGCCTGGCAGATTGAGGTGAAGGACCTGCCCTACCTGCAAGTGGGGCCCTACCACACCAACACCGTGGCCGGCCTGGAGCTGGCGATGGACCTGCTGCGCAAGCGCAAAACGCCGAACAAGCAGATTTTCATGATCACCGACGGCAAGCCTACTTGCCTCAAAGAAGGCAACGGCTACTACAAAAACAGCTTCGGCCTCGACCGCAAGGTGGTGAACAAGACGCTGAACATTGCCGCCGCCGCCCGCCGCGTTAAAATCCCCATCACTACGTTCATGATTACCTCCGATCCTTACCTCCAGCAGTTCGTGGAGGAATTCACGGAGGTGAACCAGGGCAAGGCCTACTACTCGGGCCTGAAAGGCCTGGGCCACCTGGTGTTCGAAGACTACAAAAAGAACCGGCGCAAGTCGCTGTAA
- a CDS encoding acyl-ACP desaturase, with amino-acid sequence MLSSTMISRSEVLQHLEGFLKENIYSFLKKVEDSWQPADYLPDSRRDTFFDEVKDLRDKASGLSYDLLAVLIGDTITEEALPNYEAWFHELDDLNRDDNNGWAQWIRGWTAEENRHGDLLNRYLYLSGRVNMREFEMSTQYLINDGFDLGTAHDPYRAFVYTSYQEMATNISHRRVGQLARTAGDDGLSKICGMIAGDENRHARAYKTFVEKIFEVDPSEMMLAFEDMMRKKIVMPAHYMRELGIDMGKTYGHFTDAAQRLGVYTSADYTDILDTLLTDWKIASIGGLTGPAEKARDYVMALPARLRRVSDRMPVPKLEYKFKWIS; translated from the coding sequence ATGCTCAGTTCCACGATGATTTCGCGCAGCGAGGTCTTGCAACACCTCGAAGGTTTTCTTAAGGAAAACATTTACAGCTTCCTCAAGAAGGTGGAGGATAGCTGGCAACCTGCTGATTACCTGCCTGACTCGCGCCGCGATACCTTCTTTGACGAAGTAAAAGACCTGCGAGACAAAGCCTCGGGCCTGAGCTACGACCTGCTGGCCGTGCTCATCGGCGATACCATCACCGAGGAGGCCCTGCCCAACTACGAGGCCTGGTTCCACGAGCTCGACGATTTGAACCGCGACGACAACAACGGCTGGGCCCAGTGGATCCGGGGCTGGACGGCCGAGGAAAACCGCCACGGCGACCTGCTCAACCGCTACCTCTACCTTTCGGGCCGCGTGAACATGCGCGAATTTGAGATGAGCACCCAGTACCTCATCAACGATGGCTTCGACCTGGGCACCGCCCATGACCCGTACCGCGCCTTCGTGTACACGAGCTACCAGGAAATGGCCACCAATATCTCGCACCGCCGCGTGGGCCAGCTCGCCCGCACCGCCGGCGACGATGGCCTCTCCAAAATCTGCGGCATGATTGCTGGCGACGAAAACCGCCACGCCCGCGCCTACAAAACCTTCGTGGAGAAAATTTTCGAAGTGGACCCTTCGGAAATGATGCTGGCCTTCGAGGATATGATGCGCAAGAAAATCGTGATGCCCGCCCACTACATGCGTGAGTTGGGCATCGACATGGGCAAAACCTACGGCCACTTTACCGACGCCGCCCAGCGTCTGGGCGTGTACACCAGCGCCGACTACACCGATATCCTCGATACGTTGCTCACCGACTGGAAAATTGCCAGCATCGGGGGCCTCACCGGCCCCGCCGAGAAGGCCCGCGACTACGTAATGGCCCTGCCTGCCCGCCTGCGCCGCGTGAGCGACCGCATGCCGGTGCCCAAGCTGGAGTACAAGTTCAAGTGGATTTCGTAG
- a CDS encoding GNAT family N-acetyltransferase, with translation MSVSEPYSIFEAGASGAAPAVWAPGPGPRPAAPRRPLAFESLLFLQLAHQALQPPAGPVLSFYLEDGGQTVAQLHAVADPATGQARSPGQAPFGGAQLAPGLGMGAVHALFGAAEAALRGLGQQQLAVRGYPFCYDPAGAAALAGALHQRGYRVALAEQNYHLDLARDYAAGLHPSERRRLHKCARHGLVVEQEHRWFLPRAHAFLSACRQERGQAPPLPLARLEALFEAFPNDYFLFSVRVPSGEWAALTVAVRVSEAVLYNFCPASPLSQNALSPVVLLNEGLHAFARASGMAVLDLGTSTLPAGPNASLLRFKRHLGATAGLRLSWKKDL, from the coding sequence GTGTCCGTTTCCGAGCCTTATTCCATTTTTGAAGCCGGGGCCTCTGGGGCGGCCCCGGCGGTGTGGGCCCCAGGCCCTGGGCCCCGCCCCGCCGCCCCGCGCCGCCCGCTAGCCTTCGAGTCGCTGCTGTTTTTGCAGCTCGCGCACCAGGCCTTGCAACCCCCAGCGGGCCCTGTGCTCAGCTTTTACCTGGAGGATGGCGGCCAAACCGTGGCCCAGTTGCACGCCGTGGCCGACCCCGCCACCGGCCAGGCCCGCAGCCCCGGGCAAGCTCCGTTCGGCGGGGCGCAGCTGGCCCCGGGCCTGGGCATGGGGGCCGTGCACGCGCTGTTTGGGGCGGCCGAAGCGGCGCTGCGCGGGCTGGGCCAGCAGCAGCTGGCGGTGCGCGGCTACCCGTTTTGCTACGACCCCGCCGGAGCCGCTGCCCTGGCCGGGGCCCTGCACCAGCGCGGCTACCGCGTGGCCCTGGCCGAGCAGAACTACCACCTCGACCTGGCCCGTGACTACGCCGCTGGCCTGCACCCCTCCGAGCGCCGCCGCCTGCACAAGTGCGCCCGCCACGGCCTGGTGGTAGAGCAGGAGCACCGCTGGTTTCTGCCGCGCGCCCACGCCTTTCTCAGCGCGTGCCGGCAGGAACGGGGGCAGGCGCCGCCGCTGCCCCTGGCGCGGCTGGAGGCGTTGTTCGAGGCCTTTCCCAACGACTACTTTCTGTTTTCGGTGCGGGTCCCCAGCGGCGAGTGGGCCGCCCTCACGGTGGCCGTGCGCGTGAGCGAAGCGGTGCTTTACAACTTCTGCCCTGCCAGCCCTTTAAGCCAGAACGCCCTGAGCCCGGTGGTGCTCCTCAACGAGGGCCTGCACGCCTTTGCACGGGCCAGCGGCATGGCCGTGCTCGACCTAGGTACCTCCACGCTGCCCGCGGGCCCCAACGCGTCGCTGCTGCGCTTCAAGCGCCACCTGGGGGCGACCGCCGGCCTGCGCCTGAGTTGGAAAAAAGACCTGTGA
- a CDS encoding heavy metal translocating P-type ATPase: MPDPSSDNLNEELNTAKQVRPENVGALTRAQLTPEAAAAPQGHDVPGHDHGDAEPNDADHTGHEHTDHDHASHGHDGHDHGPAGDNPYLAPGISLGLMLAGIALDYYKVGFFTGYVRPVWYGVAYVLVGWKVLRSAIQSIPSGNIFNEFLLMGIATIGAFALGEYAEGVAVMLFYTVGELFQDAAVNRAKRSIKALLEIQATEVGVLRDGQRLVLDPKAVVVGDVIEVRPGEKVALDGTLQSERGTFNTAALTGESVPQTKLKGDTVLAGMINQDTLSEITVTAAFKDTKLSKILAMVQDAVGRKAKTQQFITRFARVYTPIVVALALLLTLLPYFFVDDYVFRDWLYRALVFLVISCPCALVISIPLGYFGGIGAASKAGVLFKGSNFLDVMREIDTVVLDKTGTLTKGVFAVQQVVAAPGQTEARFMALAAALEAKSTHPIARALVQHVGPTGPPLAVENAEEIAGHGLRGRVDGQDVLAGNTKLLSKFNVAYPTEIDQLVDSIVVVAVGGAYAGYLTVADEIKEDAAQAVRELKALGISTIVMLSGDKDAIVQRVAKTLGITEAHGGLLPEDKAAHVERLKAAGHRLAFVGDGVNDAPVVALADVGIAMGGLGSDATIETADVVIQTDHPSKIATARRIAVATHTVVWQNIWLAFAVKAVVLVLGAGGLATMWEAVFADVGVALLAILNAVRIQRMDFTSKP; encoded by the coding sequence ATGCCCGACCCTTCATCCGACAACCTCAACGAGGAGCTAAATACCGCCAAGCAGGTGCGGCCCGAAAACGTGGGGGCCCTCACCCGCGCCCAGCTCACGCCCGAAGCCGCCGCCGCGCCCCAGGGCCACGACGTGCCCGGCCACGACCACGGCGACGCGGAGCCCAACGACGCGGACCACACCGGCCACGAACATACGGACCACGACCATGCTAGCCACGGCCACGACGGCCACGACCACGGCCCGGCCGGCGATAACCCGTACCTCGCGCCGGGCATCAGCCTGGGGCTGATGCTTGCCGGCATTGCCCTGGACTATTATAAAGTCGGATTTTTCACCGGTTACGTGCGCCCCGTCTGGTATGGTGTGGCCTATGTGCTGGTGGGCTGGAAAGTGCTGCGCTCGGCCATCCAGAGCATCCCCAGCGGCAACATTTTCAACGAGTTTCTGCTGATGGGCATTGCCACCATCGGCGCGTTTGCCCTGGGCGAATATGCCGAGGGCGTGGCCGTGATGCTGTTTTACACCGTGGGCGAGCTGTTTCAGGACGCCGCCGTGAACCGGGCCAAGCGCAGCATCAAGGCCCTACTCGAAATTCAGGCCACCGAAGTGGGCGTGCTGCGCGACGGCCAGCGCCTGGTACTCGACCCGAAAGCCGTGGTGGTGGGCGACGTGATTGAAGTGCGCCCCGGCGAGAAAGTGGCCCTCGACGGCACCCTGCAATCCGAGCGCGGCACCTTCAACACGGCCGCCCTCACCGGCGAATCGGTGCCCCAAACCAAGCTGAAGGGCGACACCGTGCTGGCCGGCATGATTAACCAGGATACGCTGAGTGAAATCACCGTCACGGCCGCGTTCAAAGACACCAAGCTGAGCAAGATTCTGGCGATGGTGCAGGACGCGGTGGGCCGCAAGGCCAAAACCCAGCAGTTCATCACCAGGTTTGCCCGCGTCTACACGCCCATTGTGGTGGCGTTAGCGCTGCTGCTCACCTTGTTGCCCTACTTTTTTGTGGATGACTACGTGTTCCGCGACTGGCTCTACCGGGCGCTGGTGTTCCTGGTTATTTCCTGCCCGTGCGCGCTGGTTATCAGCATTCCACTCGGCTATTTCGGCGGTATTGGGGCGGCTTCCAAGGCGGGCGTGCTCTTCAAGGGCTCCAACTTTCTCGATGTCATGCGCGAGATTGATACCGTGGTGCTGGACAAAACCGGCACTCTCACCAAGGGCGTGTTTGCCGTGCAGCAGGTGGTGGCCGCGCCCGGCCAGACCGAGGCCCGGTTTATGGCCCTGGCCGCCGCGCTCGAAGCCAAATCTACCCACCCCATTGCCCGGGCGCTGGTGCAGCACGTGGGGCCCACCGGTCCGCCGCTGGCCGTCGAAAACGCGGAGGAGATTGCCGGCCACGGCCTGCGCGGCCGCGTCGACGGCCAGGACGTGCTGGCCGGCAACACTAAGCTGCTCAGCAAGTTCAATGTCGCTTACCCCACCGAAATCGACCAGCTCGTCGACAGCATCGTGGTGGTGGCCGTGGGCGGCGCGTACGCTGGCTACCTCACCGTGGCCGACGAAATCAAGGAGGATGCCGCCCAGGCCGTGCGCGAACTCAAAGCACTGGGCATCAGCACCATCGTCATGCTTTCCGGTGATAAAGATGCCATTGTGCAGCGCGTGGCCAAAACGCTGGGCATCACTGAGGCCCACGGCGGCCTGCTGCCCGAAGACAAAGCTGCCCATGTCGAGCGTCTGAAAGCCGCCGGCCACCGCCTGGCCTTCGTGGGCGACGGTGTGAATGACGCCCCCGTAGTGGCCCTGGCCGACGTGGGCATCGCCATGGGCGGCCTCGGCTCCGACGCCACCATCGAAACCGCCGACGTGGTAATTCAGACCGACCACCCCAGCAAGATTGCCACTGCCCGCCGCATCGCCGTGGCCACGCACACCGTGGTCTGGCAAAATATCTGGTTGGCTTTCGCCGTAAAAGCCGTGGTGCTGGTTCTCGGAGCCGGCGGCCTGGCCACCATGTGGGAAGCCGTGTTTGCCGATGTGGGCGTGGCCCTGCTGGCCATCCTCAACGCCGTCCGCATCCAGCGCATGGATTTCACCAGCAAGCCCTAG
- a CDS encoding HPP family protein translates to MGAFAGIGLIGWLNSFRLPTDTPLLIASFGASSVLVYGAINSPLAQPRNLLGGHVLSAFIGVTVQHWVPQELWLASALAVSLSIVGMQITKTLHPPGGATALIAVIGSPQLKALGYGYVFLPVLTGAAMLLVVALIFNNTTASRHYPTNKRWYRFWQRVYHE, encoded by the coding sequence TTGGGAGCTTTTGCGGGCATCGGCCTCATTGGCTGGCTGAATAGTTTCCGGCTGCCCACCGATACGCCGCTGCTCATCGCCTCGTTTGGGGCTTCTTCGGTACTGGTTTACGGGGCCATCAATAGCCCGCTGGCGCAGCCGCGCAACCTACTGGGCGGGCACGTCCTCAGTGCTTTTATTGGCGTTACCGTTCAGCATTGGGTGCCCCAGGAACTGTGGCTGGCGTCGGCGCTGGCCGTGTCGCTCTCCATTGTGGGCATGCAAATAACCAAGACCCTGCACCCCCCCGGCGGAGCTACGGCCCTCATCGCCGTCATCGGTTCGCCCCAGCTAAAGGCCCTGGGCTACGGCTATGTGTTCCTGCCCGTGCTGACGGGGGCCGCTATGCTGCTCGTCGTCGCACTGATCTTCAACAATACGACCGCCTCGCGCCACTACCCCACTAATAAGCGCTGGTACCGGTTCTGGCAGCGCGTTTACCACGAGTAG
- a CDS encoding glycosyltransferase: MTVVALCHNHAPFLREALDSVLAQAYPHLEVWLVDDASTDESPAILRQYAAAHPAWHLLLLPENVGNCRAFNHAFRQSTGEFVVDFATDDVLLPDRLARQVAQFGALDVSYGVVYSNAELIDEQGNLLGRHYYPGAPAHLRPASGWVFADVLARFFISTPTMLMRRACLAALGGYDEALAYEDFDFWVRAARDWQFDYLDAVTTRKRKHPRAMSARAYRADDPYLTSTIRVCAKALALVRTPAERAALAVRLRWELRHAARRHRPAEVGALFALLRQVVRPAPLDRALAAWSRALAAWSRALAAWWR, from the coding sequence GTGACGGTGGTAGCCCTGTGCCACAACCACGCGCCCTTCCTGCGCGAGGCCCTGGATTCGGTGCTGGCCCAAGCCTACCCGCACCTGGAAGTGTGGCTCGTGGACGACGCCAGCACCGACGAGAGCCCGGCTATTTTGCGCCAGTACGCCGCCGCGCACCCGGCCTGGCACCTGCTGCTGCTGCCCGAAAACGTGGGCAACTGCCGCGCTTTCAACCACGCCTTTCGGCAGAGTACGGGCGAGTTTGTGGTTGACTTCGCCACCGATGATGTGCTGCTGCCCGACCGCCTGGCCCGGCAAGTGGCTCAGTTTGGGGCCCTGGACGTGAGTTATGGCGTGGTCTATTCCAACGCCGAACTCATTGACGAACAGGGTAATTTGCTGGGCCGCCACTACTACCCCGGTGCCCCAGCGCACCTGCGCCCGGCCAGCGGCTGGGTATTTGCCGACGTGCTGGCCCGTTTCTTCATCAGCACGCCCACCATGCTGATGCGGCGCGCCTGCCTGGCCGCGCTGGGTGGCTACGACGAGGCGCTGGCCTACGAGGACTTCGACTTCTGGGTGCGCGCCGCCCGCGACTGGCAGTTTGATTACCTCGACGCCGTGACGACCCGCAAACGCAAACACCCGCGCGCTATGTCGGCCCGCGCCTACCGCGCCGATGACCCGTACCTGACTTCCACCATCCGCGTCTGTGCAAAGGCCCTGGCCCTGGTGCGCACCCCGGCCGAGCGCGCTGCCCTGGCCGTACGCCTGCGCTGGGAGCTGCGCCACGCCGCCCGCCGCCACCGCCCTGCCGAGGTGGGGGCCCTGTTTGCGCTGCTGCGTCAGGTGGTCCGCCCCGCGCCCCTCGACAGGGCCCTGGCCGCCTGGAGCCGTGCGCTGGCCGCCTGGAGCCGTGCGCTGGCCGCTTGGTGGCGGTAG
- the corA gene encoding magnesium/cobalt transporter CorA yields MAPPDSSPPAPATDADRAALRETRAQRVGQRPGTLTVRPGAPTPRLFLMAYDEDNCDEAEYTGRYDELLETLRTGPGRKYWLDVRGYGDLPLLEQLMENFNLHPLQMEDVLGDYQRAKVEVFDDNRLFLVSRMTEFTTNLEIDDDQLSIFTGPNYVLTFQDDYEDCLEVLRNRLRGPSSQLRRRPIAYLAYALTDVVLDHYYPTMAAIGDYIEELEDSIFVARRERRLLSRILQVKKSVVRFRRLVYPERDKIAEILRLPDEVVPEDIKTYYRDCYDHAIQALDLAESYRDNISSLADLYLSDQSNRMNEVMKVLTIISSIFIPLSFVVGLYGMNFQRDDGHGHALPLNMPELYQPWGYPVLLAILAFIVAGQLYYFWRKGWLSSGD; encoded by the coding sequence ATGGCTCCCCCCGATTCTTCCCCCCCCGCACCGGCCACCGACGCCGACCGCGCCGCCCTCCGCGAAACCCGCGCCCAGCGCGTGGGCCAGCGGCCGGGCACCCTCACCGTGCGCCCCGGGGCCCCCACGCCGCGCCTGTTTTTGATGGCCTACGACGAGGACAACTGCGACGAGGCCGAATACACGGGCCGCTACGACGAGCTGCTCGAAACCCTGCGCACGGGCCCCGGGCGCAAATACTGGCTCGACGTGCGCGGCTACGGCGACCTGCCGCTGCTGGAGCAGCTCATGGAAAACTTCAACCTGCACCCGCTGCAAATGGAGGACGTGCTCGGCGACTACCAGCGGGCCAAGGTGGAGGTGTTCGACGACAACCGCCTGTTCCTGGTTTCGCGCATGACGGAGTTCACCACCAACCTGGAAATCGACGACGACCAGCTCTCCATCTTCACGGGGCCCAACTACGTGCTCACGTTTCAGGACGACTACGAGGACTGCCTGGAGGTGCTGCGCAACCGCCTGCGGGGCCCCAGCAGCCAGCTCCGCCGCCGCCCCATCGCCTACCTCGCCTACGCCCTCACCGACGTTGTGCTCGACCACTACTACCCTACGATGGCGGCCATCGGCGACTACATTGAGGAGCTGGAGGACAGCATTTTCGTGGCCCGGCGCGAGCGGCGGCTGCTCAGCCGCATCCTGCAAGTGAAGAAAAGCGTGGTGCGCTTCCGCCGCCTGGTATACCCCGAGCGCGACAAAATTGCGGAAATCCTGCGCCTGCCCGACGAGGTGGTGCCCGAGGACATCAAAACCTACTACCGCGACTGCTACGACCACGCCATCCAGGCCCTGGACCTGGCCGAGAGCTACCGCGACAACATCAGCAGCCTGGCCGACCTGTACCTCTCCGACCAGAGCAACCGCATGAACGAAGTGATGAAGGTGCTGACCATCATCAGCTCCATCTTCATCCCGCTGAGCTTCGTGGTGGGCCTCTACGGCATGAACTTCCAGCGCGACGACGGCCACGGCCACGCCCTGCCCCTCAACATGCCCGAGCTGTACCAGCCCTGGGGCTACCCCGTGCTGCTGGCCATCCTGGCCTTCATCGTGGCCGGCCAGCTGTATTATTTCTGGCGCAAAGGCTGGCTGTCGAGCGGCGATTAG
- a CDS encoding DUF427 domain-containing protein, producing MKAVWNNTVVAESDNTVVVENNHYFPAESLKKEFFEDSIAHTSCPWKGQASYYSLSVNGEQNKDAAWYYPAPKDAAQNIKGYVAFWKGVKVSE from the coding sequence ATGAAAGCCGTTTGGAACAACACAGTCGTGGCTGAAAGCGACAACACCGTGGTAGTCGAAAACAACCACTATTTCCCAGCTGAATCTCTTAAAAAGGAGTTTTTCGAGGATAGCATCGCCCACACATCCTGCCCCTGGAAAGGCCAGGCCAGCTACTACTCGCTGAGCGTGAACGGCGAGCAAAACAAGGACGCCGCCTGGTACTACCCGGCGCCCAAAGACGCCGCCCAAAATATCAAAGGCTACGTAGCCTTCTGGAAAGGCGTGAAAGTCAGCGAATAG
- a CDS encoding LLM class flavin-dependent oxidoreductase: MLTNTAASVVFSVLDLAPIAAGTTPADTFRHSLDLAQQVEKQGYTRYWLSEHHNMASVASSAPVVLMGYLAGGTTTLRLGSGGIMLPNHAPLVVAEQLGTLATLYPGRIDLGLGRAPGSDQATAQAIRGGRFGGVQDFPRDVQQLQTYFSAANSTAAVRAIPGEGLDVPIYILGSSTDSAYLAAALGLPYAFASHFAPAQLMAAFDIYRQNFRPSAALAQPYAIACVNVVAADTDAEAQWLSTSLQQFMLSVISGRPAPLAPPVESMAPLWGPAQQQAVQQMLAYSFIGGPATLQADLQDFIDQTQVNEIMAVSNIFSHAARIHSYEILAGALRGVTQPEAESQLAFKE, from the coding sequence ATGTTAACAAACACCGCTGCTTCCGTCGTTTTCTCGGTGCTCGATCTGGCCCCCATTGCGGCCGGCACCACGCCCGCCGATACCTTTCGCCACAGCCTGGACCTGGCCCAGCAGGTTGAAAAACAGGGCTATACCCGCTACTGGCTCTCCGAGCACCACAACATGGCCAGCGTGGCCAGTTCGGCCCCGGTGGTGCTGATGGGCTACCTCGCCGGCGGCACCACCACGCTGCGCCTGGGCTCGGGTGGCATCATGCTGCCCAACCACGCCCCGCTGGTAGTGGCCGAGCAGCTGGGTACGCTGGCCACGCTCTACCCCGGCCGCATCGACTTGGGCCTGGGCCGGGCCCCGGGCTCCGACCAGGCCACGGCGCAGGCCATCCGGGGCGGCCGCTTCGGCGGGGTGCAGGATTTCCCGCGCGACGTGCAGCAGCTGCAAACCTATTTTTCGGCCGCCAACAGCACCGCCGCGGTGCGGGCCATTCCCGGCGAAGGCCTGGATGTGCCGATTTACATCCTGGGCTCCAGCACCGACAGCGCCTACCTGGCGGCGGCCCTGGGCCTGCCCTATGCCTTCGCCAGCCACTTCGCGCCGGCCCAGCTCATGGCCGCCTTCGACATTTACCGCCAAAACTTCCGGCCCTCGGCGGCCCTGGCCCAGCCCTACGCCATTGCCTGCGTGAACGTAGTGGCCGCCGACACCGATGCCGAGGCGCAATGGCTGTCCACGTCGTTGCAGCAGTTCATGCTAAGCGTTATCTCCGGCCGGCCCGCCCCGCTGGCCCCGCCCGTCGAGTCGATGGCCCCGCTCTGGGGCCCTGCCCAGCAGCAGGCCGTGCAGCAAATGCTGGCCTACTCCTTCATCGGCGGCCCGGCCACGCTGCAAGCCGATTTGCAGGACTTCATCGACCAGACGCAGGTCAACGAAATCATGGCCGTCTCCAACATCTTCAGCCACGCGGCCCGCATCCATTCCTACGAAATCCTGGCCGGGGCCCTGCGCGGCGTCACCCAGCCCGAGGCAGAAAGCCAGTTGGCTTTCAAAGAGTAG